A stretch of the Veillonella parvula DSM 2008 genome encodes the following:
- a CDS encoding XdhC family protein encodes METIYDVMKNRLQVTETTVMVTVLSGPRQGDKTIYAEDGSVLYGTPIEGFTVDKAKLNSLCMVGEMECFVQPVENDPSVLVLGAGHVSRAITDLLLFIGCRVTVVDDRPEYVVPEFFDERVTRKCLPLENFKNDLPLDEYNGFIIVTRAHEYDNICLEQLRGYLPTYMGVMGSQKRIHHAFEVLREQGWTQDELDMIYAPIGLDLGAQTPEEIALSIVSEYLAVVRGKKGGSLRKGRVIHES; translated from the coding sequence ATGGAAACAATTTATGATGTGATGAAAAATCGTCTACAGGTTACTGAAACTACCGTGATGGTTACAGTTCTATCCGGTCCTCGTCAAGGGGATAAGACTATTTATGCTGAAGATGGAAGTGTTCTATACGGAACTCCTATTGAAGGATTTACTGTAGATAAAGCAAAGCTAAACTCTCTCTGCATGGTAGGCGAAATGGAGTGTTTCGTACAACCTGTAGAAAATGATCCGTCAGTTCTCGTATTAGGCGCAGGTCATGTTAGCCGAGCTATTACTGATTTGCTGTTGTTTATTGGCTGTCGTGTTACAGTTGTAGATGACCGTCCAGAATATGTAGTTCCTGAATTCTTTGATGAACGTGTTACACGTAAGTGCTTACCTTTAGAAAACTTCAAGAATGATTTACCTCTTGATGAATATAATGGCTTTATCATTGTGACGCGTGCTCATGAGTACGATAATATATGTTTAGAACAATTGCGTGGTTACTTGCCTACGTATATGGGTGTTATGGGTAGCCAAAAACGCATTCATCATGCTTTTGAAGTGTTGCGTGAGCAAGGTTGGACCCAAGATGAGTTAGATATGATTTATGCTCCAATTGGTCTAGACCTTGGTGCACAAACACCTGAGGAGATTGCATTATCTATCGTTAGTGAATATTTGGCAGTGGTACGTGGTAAAAAAGGCGGCTCATTGCGGAAAGGTAGAGTGATCCATGAATCGTGA
- a CDS encoding XdhC family protein: MNREFIEYLSERKNETLAVATILYTRGSTPRKAGTSMVVFPDGSIFGTIGGGRAENEIRLSAVDSLNKKEAHRRIDVLLDDDVAVKEGMVCGGQMDVWIETQNI; the protein is encoded by the coding sequence ATGAATCGTGAGTTTATTGAATATCTTAGTGAACGTAAAAACGAAACCTTAGCAGTAGCGACTATTTTATATACTCGTGGATCCACACCTCGTAAAGCTGGTACATCTATGGTTGTATTTCCTGATGGATCTATTTTTGGCACTATTGGCGGCGGTCGTGCAGAAAATGAAATCCGCCTAAGTGCTGTGGACTCCTTGAATAAAAAAGAAGCTCACCGTCGTATTGATGTTCTCCTTGATGATGACGTAGCTGTTAAAGAAGGCATGGTCTGTGGTGGCCAAATGGATGTATGGATTGAAACACAAAACATCTAA